The Tardiphaga alba genome includes a window with the following:
- the hutH gene encoding histidine ammonia-lyase has product MTTPFEPGEMSLADWRAIYRGVIPKLDAQHHPRIQASADAVARIVARGEPVYGINTGFGKLASVGIAAEDLVALQKNIVLSHCAGVGEPLSQVITRLMMALKIASLAQGFSGVRLETIQLLEAMLAKNIIPVVPSQGSVGASGDLAPLAHMTSVMIGVGEAFANNTRMPAVEALASAGLTPIELGAKEGLALLNGTQFSTACALAGLFEAELLFKNALVSGALSTDAARGSDTPFDARIHQLRKHDGQIAVASALQALMAGSAIRESHRLGDVRVQDPYCLRCQPQVMGAALDVLRQAAATLLTEANGVSDNPLIFPDEDLAMSGGNFHAAPVAFAADMIALAVCEIGSIAERRIAMLVDPALSGVPAFLTPRPGLNSGFMIAQVTAAALVSENKQRAYPASVDSIPTSANQEDHVSMAAHGARRLSPMVENAFAVIAIELLAAAQGCDFHAPLTSSAPLEAVRQRIRADIAHLDDDRYFHADIEKALALVRSGAVTGSVGGATLPGL; this is encoded by the coding sequence ATGACCACCCCTTTCGAACCCGGTGAGATGTCCCTTGCCGATTGGCGCGCAATCTATCGTGGTGTGATACCGAAGCTGGATGCGCAGCATCATCCGCGCATCCAGGCCAGTGCGGATGCGGTGGCACGGATCGTGGCGCGGGGTGAGCCGGTCTATGGCATCAATACCGGCTTCGGAAAGCTGGCCAGTGTCGGCATCGCGGCCGAGGATCTGGTCGCGCTGCAAAAGAATATCGTGCTGTCGCATTGCGCCGGTGTGGGCGAGCCGCTGTCACAAGTCATCACGCGGCTGATGATGGCGCTGAAGATCGCGTCACTGGCGCAGGGCTTTTCCGGCGTGCGGCTGGAAACGATCCAGCTCCTCGAGGCAATGCTCGCGAAGAACATCATCCCCGTGGTGCCATCGCAGGGCTCGGTGGGCGCCTCCGGCGATCTGGCGCCGCTCGCCCATATGACCTCGGTGATGATCGGCGTCGGCGAAGCCTTTGCGAACAACACGCGCATGCCGGCCGTCGAAGCACTCGCATCCGCCGGCCTCACGCCGATCGAACTCGGCGCCAAGGAAGGCCTTGCGCTGCTCAATGGCACACAGTTCTCGACCGCCTGCGCGCTGGCCGGTCTGTTCGAGGCGGAGCTTCTTTTCAAGAATGCGCTGGTCTCCGGCGCGCTCTCCACCGATGCTGCGCGTGGCTCCGATACGCCCTTCGATGCGCGCATCCATCAGCTGCGCAAACATGACGGCCAGATCGCGGTGGCGTCAGCGCTGCAGGCGTTGATGGCCGGCAGCGCGATCCGCGAGTCGCATCGCCTCGGCGATGTACGCGTGCAGGACCCGTATTGCCTGCGCTGCCAGCCGCAGGTGATGGGCGCAGCGCTCGATGTGCTGCGCCAGGCGGCCGCGACATTGCTCACCGAAGCCAATGGTGTCTCGGACAATCCGTTGATCTTCCCCGACGAAGATCTCGCAATGTCCGGCGGCAATTTTCACGCGGCGCCGGTCGCTTTTGCGGCCGACATGATCGCACTGGCGGTCTGCGAAATCGGCTCGATCGCCGAGCGGCGTATCGCCATGCTCGTCGATCCCGCTCTGTCAGGCGTGCCGGCCTTCCTAACGCCCCGGCCGGGGCTGAATTCAGGCTTCATGATCGCCCAGGTGACGGCGGCGGCGCTGGTCTCCGAGAACAAGCAGCGCGCTTATCCTGCCAGCGTCGATTCGATCCCCACCTCGGCCAATCAGGAAGACCACGTCTCGATGGCCGCGCATGGGGCGCGGCGTCTTTCTCCGATGGTGGAAAATGCCTTCGCGGTCATCGCCATCGAATTGCTTGCCGCCGCGCAGGGATGCGACTTCCATGCGCCGCTCACCTCGAGTGCCCCTCTCGAAGCCGTGCGACAGCGTATTCGCGCTGATATCGCCCATCTCGATGACGACCGCTATTTCCATGCGGACATCGAGAAGGCGCTCGCGCTGGTGCGTTCGGGCGCTGTCACGGGATCTGTAGGGGGCGCAACGCTTCCCGGCCTTTGA
- a CDS encoding LysR substrate-binding domain-containing protein, whose protein sequence is MRSFDPVSLRLFIAVCEERNIASAAKREAIVPSAVSKRISQMEDEAGVQLLERGRRGVTVTAAGEVLWRYARESLQLLDRMQAELGAFADGVQGHVRVFASKSAVAQVLPEDVSAFAKKYRDVRVSLEEREIWEVVRGVEEGRADIGVCWDAVDLRGLTTHPYHRDRLAVVVHPDHALALRETVSFEETVDYEHVDIVARSIMQATQRSAAAAAGKQMRYRIQVSTVDAAYRVVAAQLAVAIVPQEEASAIQQTLGLKVIPLNNDWAQRQFVIAVRNKGLSLPAQLLLESLQTSVKLSSVVIAPLDGAIQ, encoded by the coding sequence ATGCGCAGCTTCGATCCCGTCTCTCTCCGTCTGTTCATCGCCGTGTGCGAGGAGCGCAACATCGCGTCGGCCGCCAAGCGCGAGGCGATCGTGCCGTCGGCTGTCTCCAAGCGCATCAGCCAGATGGAAGACGAGGCCGGTGTGCAATTGCTCGAGCGCGGCCGCCGCGGCGTCACGGTGACGGCGGCGGGGGAGGTGTTGTGGCGCTATGCCCGCGAGAGTCTGCAACTGCTCGATCGTATGCAGGCCGAACTCGGCGCCTTTGCCGATGGCGTGCAGGGGCATGTGCGGGTGTTTGCGAGCAAGTCCGCGGTGGCGCAGGTGCTGCCCGAGGATGTGAGTGCCTTCGCCAAGAAATATCGCGATGTACGCGTGAGCCTTGAAGAGCGCGAGATCTGGGAAGTGGTGCGCGGCGTCGAGGAAGGGCGCGCCGATATCGGCGTGTGCTGGGATGCCGTCGATCTGCGCGGGCTGACCACGCATCCCTATCATCGCGACCGTCTTGCCGTGGTTGTGCATCCCGATCACGCACTGGCATTGCGTGAAACCGTATCGTTCGAAGAGACCGTCGATTACGAGCATGTCGATATCGTCGCGCGCAGCATCATGCAGGCGACGCAGCGGAGCGCGGCCGCGGCAGCCGGCAAGCAGATGCGCTATCGCATCCAGGTCTCCACGGTGGATGCCGCCTATCGCGTGGTCGCGGCGCAGCTTGCGGTCGCCATCGTGCCGCAGGAAGAGGCATCGGCGATCCAGCAAACGCTCGGATTGAAGGTGATTCCGCTCAACAATGACTGGGCGCAGCGGCAATTCGTCATCGCGGTGCGAAACAAGGGGCTTAGCCTGCCGGCACAATTGTTGCTGGAAAGTCTCCAGACCAGCGTGAAGTTAAGCTCTGTTGTCATCGCCCCGCTTGATGGGGCGATCCAGTAA
- a CDS encoding response regulator transcription factor: MHRLQAARRERLASERNRDAYQAAVSNIEARFITLSERERQILLHVASGHTNKQIAGTLGIAEVTVKLHRSAMMRKMTATTLIDLVRMWDTMVRHGD, translated from the coding sequence ATGCATCGACTTCAGGCTGCACGGCGTGAGCGCCTAGCGAGCGAACGCAACCGCGATGCCTATCAAGCCGCAGTCTCGAACATCGAAGCGCGCTTCATCACGCTAAGCGAGCGCGAGCGGCAAATTCTACTACATGTGGCATCTGGTCATACCAATAAGCAGATTGCCGGCACGCTCGGCATCGCCGAAGTCACCGTCAAGCTTCACCGCAGCGCAATGATGCGAAAGATGACCGCCACAACGCTGATCGACCTCGTACGTATGTGGGATACCATGGTGCGCCACGGCGACTGA